One window of the Trifolium pratense cultivar HEN17-A07 linkage group LG2, ARS_RC_1.1, whole genome shotgun sequence genome contains the following:
- the LOC123903754 gene encoding protein BRICK 1 has protein sequence MARAGGITNAVNVGIAVQADWENREFISHISLNVRRLFDFLVQFEATTKSKLASLNQKLDVLERRLELLEVQVGNASANPSLFAT, from the exons atggCACGAGCAGGAGGAATCACAAACGCAGTTAACGTTGGAATAGCAGTTCAAGCTGATTGGGAGAATCGTGAATTCATTTCTCACATTTCTCTCAATGTTCGTCGTCTCTTCGATTTCCTTGTTCAATTCG AGGCTACAACTAAGAGTAAATTAGCATCATTGAATCAGAAGCTTGATGTATTGGAACGTCGTTTGGAATTACTTGAAGTTCAAGTTGGAAATGCTTCAGCTAATCCTTCTCTTTTTGCAACTTGA